DNA from Propionispora vibrioides:
GGTAAAGAGTACCAAAAAATAGGCCAATGTATTTTTGCGTAACAGCCAGATGATGGAGAAAATACCCAGGATAATCGTCGCTGATATAGCACGCAGCAAATTCTCCGATAGCCAGGGCATAAGACCCGGATCAAAATATAAAACCATCGGCAGGCATAAAAGTAAAAACAAAACGGATAGGATCGTCCGCACGACAACAATAACCGTGGCTTTGCCTGTCGGAACTCCCGCCCGCCGCAGGAATAAAACCTGCGCCACCGCGCCGCCGGCAGCCCCCGGTGTCAGTGCCGCCAGAAAATAGTTGCTGAATACAACCTGGACAGCCCCCATTAGCGATATATTTTCGCCCGAAATGCGGACCAGGTGCACCAGTCTGGTCCCGTCAAAGTATAAGCCAAGGCCCAAAAAGATAAGCACGGCCAACAGCGACCAGCTTTTAAATGCGTTCAGATGGTAAAAGGTATGAATATCCACGGTATAGTAAATGACCGTACCTGAAATCAGCCCGGTTAAAGATAAAACCAGCAATAACCGTTTGTAAAATTTAACCATCTTTTAAATCTCCAAAAGAAAGCAAACCTATCTGCTGATTGACTAATGTTTGCCGAATCTTTTTGCTGATTGCCGCCGCATATTCTTCTTCCCAGTGATAGTTCCAGAAAAACGTTTTATTTAAGCGACTATTGTTATAACCGGGATGGAGCATAATCTCCGACACTCCTGCCGGCAGCCGTTCAAGAACTTGCAGCAAATGACTTTCCCCCATATCCCCGCCGGCTAACATACCGAAAAAATGATCGGGAACAAGCATCCCCATGGTTCTAGCCCGCCGCCGGGCAAGACGGGCCAAAAAACTTAATCCCGTACGTCCCAAAAGACGGCCCGGGCGAACTGGATAGCCCGCCGTAAACCCATAAGGTTCATCGGGTATCCTAAGCGCCGGAATCTTATAATGCCGGGCCAGGTCCAGCACAATATCAATAATGCCCGGTACGATATGCAAATGCTGGTGGCTGTCCAGATGAGTGACCGCAATGCCGCTGTCCAGGACCTTCTCAATTTGTCCGATCAATTCACGGCGAACATCAGACAGCGCAATTTTTCCCAGAATAAACCGTTTCAGGAAAATCTGATAGTCACTAAAAAACCGCCCATGATCGTCCACCAGGGACGGAACAGTCGCGGCCTCACTGACCGGTTCTGCGCCGACCAGCGTCAAATGAATTCCCACCCCCAGCCGGGGATGCTGCAAGCTCAGGGACACGGCCTCGGCGAAAGCGCCGCCGCCCGGCATGATCGACGTACTGGTAATGCAACCGGTTTGATATCCCTGAATAATCGCTTTATTGATTTCTTCATGCAGACCAAAATCATCAGCATTGACAATTAGTTTTTTCATAATGGCCTCCATATCATCCTGACTCATTTATGGTATCATGGATCGCAGCGTATAGCAATTTTTTCCGTCTGGCCGCGCTTGATTAAGTTAACTTCGTTGGAATGCAAAAACTACCGGGAATGAGCGAAACAAAAAACAGCGATAATAATACCGTTTCCCAATATAAATACGAGGAGGGATACGATGAACAACAAAACAGACTTAAACCAACAGAGCCAAAACGAATTTGGCACATTAACCGCAAAACAGGATGCAAACAACGATTATACCAAATCCAACAAGGGTTCCAATGCCCAGTCCGGCAGCAGCAACAAGTCCAACAAGCAGTCGTCTTCGGCTCAGTCTGCCACCAGCCAGGTGCTTACCTCGCAGTATGATATCAATGAAGACTCTTCCAAATAAGACCGGTCAGGAAAACAGGGAGTCATCGTACTCCCTGTTTTTTTAACGGCTCCGTTTCGTGCACAGGGCGGCCTCGTAGGCTTCCGCTAAGGCCACTTCCGTATCGGTAAGTCCATAGATTTTATATACCAGTTGATTAAAATAATCATCCAAAGCCTGTGCCTGTAAAGCGGGCGTCCGCTCGCCCCGGTCCTGACGCTGTACACAATCAAGCATCGTTTTTACCAATTCCGGGGCCTGCCCGTTAATCTCCTCATTGACAATGACAGGCAGACACTCCAATGACTCAATATCTGTTTGCGCCATGGCCCGGCCATATTCCACACTGACGGCGTGATAATAGAAAGAAAGCAGCCGTGAGTTCATCAAGATTAATAAATAGTCGGCACAAACCCCGCTATTGGCCACAAAACTATGAATGTTATTCAAATGATAATATCCGTCCGGATCAGTACAGGCCGTAAGGGTATAGCCTGTCTGACGGACCAGAATTTTATACTGCTGCACCACATCCGGGCGCCAGCCTCCTTTGTACAGTTTGGTTCCATCAATGTTCAACCAGTGGCCTTCATACCTGATCCCATAGCGCGACAACTGCCCGCCCGACACCAGCCCCCTTTGCCAGGTCACGCCCCGTGATGTCTTGGCAATAATATCCGCTTGTTTAGACAATGACCGGATTCCGGTATGACCGGAAGCAAAATGCCGTAGCGGTGTACCAATGTTATCCAGCTTGTCGATAATCCGCTTGATTCTTAAATCAAAAAAAATCCGGAAACGGTAATGAGGCAGATTGCTAAAATAACGCTGTTCATATTGACAAGCCACACGGTCCGCTTGCAGCCCTCTCATATCATCAATCTTTACAATACGGCTCTGATGGTTTTCCCCGGCTTTTCCCTTTTGCAATATGACAATTGTCGAATAGCCCGTGGAAGCACTCTTAAACACCGAAGCGGCAATATGCGCCAGCCGCTCAATCGCCGTATTGTCCAGAATGTATTTTCTAATTTTGGAATAATAACGGCCAAGCAGGAAGCTATCAGGAACGATAAAGCCCAGCCGCCCACCGGCCTGCAGCAATTCAATGCCGCGCTGCAAAAATAAAACATAGTAACTCAGCTTATATTCAGCCGTAGCCGCATAGGCCTGGCGAAGATAATCGCGGTACGCCGCCTCCAAACGGCCTGCGCCCCGCATTCCAAAGGAAACATACGGCGGATTGCCAATCACACAGGCATAATCGGCAGCCCAAAATTCCCGTATCGCCACCGGAAGCTCGGCACAATCCTCCGGCCGCCGCAGGCTGTCAAAAACAATGACGTTCGCCGGCAGCAAATGCCTGGCCTTGGGAAACCGCAACTGGAGACTGAGGCAGGCAATCGCCGCCGCCCGGCTATCGATGTCCGCCCCCCAGATATTCTTCCCGATGATCTGCCGGTGAATTCCCTCATCCGACCAATCGCGGGCGGCATAGCGTTGCTGCAGCATACTCCGGGCGGCGCGAAACTTGGCAAACAGCACATCATAGGCTTTAACCAAAAAAAAGCCGCAGCCACAAGCCGGATCAAGGATCTTCGCATCAGGATTTTGGATAACATCCAGACAGGCCAGCGTATGGTCCATAATAAAATCGACAATTGGCTTCGGAGTATAATAAACTCCCTGCGTTTTCCTGGCTAAACAGGTTCTCTCATGGATCTCCCCCAGCAGCGTCACATCCTGCGCTGGCAAGGTAACCGCCCAATGCAACAACAGTTTTTGTATGTCCGCCGGCACAACAAACTCCTGTTTAACTTCTGCCAAAGGCTCGGCTAAAATATCCCGCAACGAACCGGTATGTACCGCCCGATAGAGAATGTCCGAGGGCTTCCGGTGCCCGGCCAATAACAATGCCAGTATTTTCATCATACAGGCCCCGGCATCCGCAGCGCCCTGCCGCTCCAGCCACTCCCGTACCTCCTGATACTCGGCCATAAATTTTTTCCAATTCATGAACGACCGTACCTCTCTCCAGCTTTTGTTGACTGTCTGTAGGAACACTGATTTATGAGCCTGTCAGCCAGGCGAGAGATTTATTCACCTGGCAAGATAATTGTTGGGCTATTTCAAGGTTTTACCGATGCGGCTCAACGGAAAAAATCCGCCAGGACGCCTATCGGATTAAATCATTGGTGCTTTAGCCACGTTTGATAGTTTCCGTATGGCTGGCATAGGCGCTGTGATTATGGATCGATTCATAGTTCTCGCATTCCACCTCAAACCAGGCAATGCCCTGCAAGCCACGCAAAGCCAGCACCAGATCGCGCAATACATCTTCCACAAATTTGGGATTGTCATAAGCACGTTCGGTTACAAATTTCTCATCTTCTCGCTTTAGCAGCGGATAAACCGGGCAACTTCCCTGTGCCTCCATCAATGCCACCAAATCTTCAATCCAGATAAAGTTCCCGTTCTCCTGCTTTAGCTTGACACTCATCAGCCCGCGCTGGTTATGGGCGCCGTAGGCGGAAATTTCCTTGCTGCAGGGACAAAGTGAAGTAAAGGGCACCGCTACCCCCATATAAAAATCAATGGGCTGCTCCTTTTCCAGGCTGGCTGAAAAGAGGCAATCATAATCCAATACACTTTTTAAGCGACTGACGGGCGCAACTTTTTCGATGAAATATTTAAACCGGATTTCCAAATAAGCCTTATCGGCGCCCAGTCTGCCTAACGTATCATGTAAAATAGCTTCCATTTCACGGCTGGATACAGGTTTTTGGCTCCATTCACTCAAAATTTCGATAAAACGGCTCATGTGTGTTCCCCGATAATCCTGGTGCAACTTTACACTAAGCCTGATTTTGGCCAACACCGATTGCAAAGCTCCTGCCTTTGTCTTAATCAAAAACGGCAAATGAACTTCGCTTACCCCTACTTTCTGTATGGCAATACCACGTTGGTCCACTGTATTTTGAACGTCCTTCAATCTATTCACTCCTAGTGCTGCTATATAAAATAGGATCAGAAATACCGGCTTCGGCAAATCCCTTTAGACGCAGCAGGCAACTGTCACAGGTGCCGCAGGCAGCGTCACCGCCCTGATAGCAGCTGGTAGTCAGTTCCAGCGGCGCCCCCAGACGGCTGCCAAGCTGTACGATCTCTCTTTTTGTTAAATGAAGTAATGGTGTCACCACGGAAATTTCCTGGCCTTCCTGGGTCGCGGCTTTGGTCGAATAGTTGGCCACCTGTTGAAACAGGTTGATAAATTCCGGCCGGCAGTCAGGATATCCCGAGTAGTCAAGCGCGTTGACACCAATAAAAATCTTTTCTGCCCGGTTGACTTCCGCATATCCCAGGGCATAGCTCAAAAAAATTAAATTGCGGGCTGGCACATAGGTGGAGGGAATATCCGGCCTGGCAATATCTCCCTGCGGCACGGTAATACTGTTATCGGTCAACGCACTGCCGCCGATCGCTTCCATATTAGTTTCTATCACTAAGTGACGCTTTACTTTATAGTAGTCAGCAACATTGCGGGCACAAGCCAGTTCACGGTTATGCCGCTGATGATAATTAAAGCTTAACGGTAATAATTCAAATCCCTGCTCTTTCGCCACTGCCATACAAACAGTGGAATCCAACCCTCCGGACAGCAAAACGACTGCCTTCATGGCAACACCCCCATCAGCCAATTATTATTTTGCAACTATTAATGTTACCATTTTTTACTCTACTCGTCAAAAACATTAATAAGAAACAAACAAAAAACGCCAAATACTCGGCGTTAAATGCAAAAACATGTATTCTTACCCTTGCCTGCTCTCCAAATTTAAAATACCGATATCTTTGCGTTTCTCCAAATCAATGAATTCACCCTCATCGGTCCGCACCACCGGGCGTGAGCCGGTAAACTGCCCTAAATAAATGACCTCCGCTTTTCTGCCGTCGCTTAGCTTAACGATACTGCCCAGGAAGAAATCACGGACATTGTTTAAGAATATTGTACAAATGTTGGGATCAAGTTTATTAAACATTTCCTGCACCAGCATTTCCGCCACGGAAAATGGACTTGTCTTATTTGTGTATACCCGGTCGGAAGTCATAGCGTCATAAATGTCGGCAACCGCCACAATTCTCGCATAAGGATGGATTTTGTCAGCTTTAACCTGTAAGGGATAACCGCTGCCGTCCATGCGTTCGTGATGCTGCAAAACAGCGTAAGAAACCGCCGGGGTAACCTGCTGGATGGAACGAACCAACTGATAACCTAACGTGCTGTGCGACCGCATAACCTGCATTTCTTCCGCAGTCAGCTTACCCGGTTTATTTAATATTTCTAACGGCACCTGCGTTTTGCCAATGTCGTGCAGCAAGCCCGCCAAGATCAATTCCTTCACTTCCTCTGAATTATACCCTAGCCATTTACCCAGAACGCCGGACATGACGGCAACATTGATCGAATGATGAAAGGTATAGTCATCCTCCCGCGGCGCCATCTGCAAATGATTGACCACACCGACCGTTTCAACCAGCGGTTCAATGGCCTGTTCGGCCAGTTCCTGCATTTCCTGAATCGGCACTTCTTTAAAATAGCGCATATTCTGAAAAGCGTTCCGTATGGCGTGCACCGCCATGTCATATTTTTGGAAAAACTTCTGTTGCTGTTGATTAAGCGGTCCCATCGGTTCATTTGGCAACTCAGGACCGGGTTCTATCGGTCCTTTGATCATCAAGGAAGTGACACCCCAGTATTTCAGCCGCTCAA
Protein-coding regions in this window:
- a CDS encoding lysylphosphatidylglycerol synthase transmembrane domain-containing protein; translated protein: MVKFYKRLLLVLSLTGLISGTVIYYTVDIHTFYHLNAFKSWSLLAVLIFLGLGLYFDGTRLVHLVRISGENISLMGAVQVVFSNYFLAALTPGAAGGAVAQVLFLRRAGVPTGKATVIVVVRTILSVLFLLLCLPMVLYFDPGLMPWLSENLLRAISATIILGIFSIIWLLRKNTLAYFLVLFTKRLHYTRRRRIFSVYRDVRGAILMLSSAPVSMVRVFLESAASLLSLYSVVPVLFMGMGVDPDLVRVMGRMVLLNLLLYFAPTPGGSGIAEGGFIVLFSEFLPSGTVGITAVVWRMIVEYIPFVIGLYFTVKVFGRNFLASQIK
- a CDS encoding ChbG/HpnK family deacetylase, producing MKKLIVNADDFGLHEEINKAIIQGYQTGCITSTSIMPGGGAFAEAVSLSLQHPRLGVGIHLTLVGAEPVSEAATVPSLVDDHGRFFSDYQIFLKRFILGKIALSDVRRELIGQIEKVLDSGIAVTHLDSHQHLHIVPGIIDIVLDLARHYKIPALRIPDEPYGFTAGYPVRPGRLLGRTGLSFLARLARRRARTMGMLVPDHFFGMLAGGDMGESHLLQVLERLPAGVSEIMLHPGYNNSRLNKTFFWNYHWEEEYAAAISKKIRQTLVNQQIGLLSFGDLKDG
- a CDS encoding Eco57I restriction-modification methylase domain-containing protein; translated protein: MNWKKFMAEYQEVREWLERQGAADAGACMMKILALLLAGHRKPSDILYRAVHTGSLRDILAEPLAEVKQEFVVPADIQKLLLHWAVTLPAQDVTLLGEIHERTCLARKTQGVYYTPKPIVDFIMDHTLACLDVIQNPDAKILDPACGCGFFLVKAYDVLFAKFRAARSMLQQRYAARDWSDEGIHRQIIGKNIWGADIDSRAAAIACLSLQLRFPKARHLLPANVIVFDSLRRPEDCAELPVAIREFWAADYACVIGNPPYVSFGMRGAGRLEAAYRDYLRQAYAATAEYKLSYYVLFLQRGIELLQAGGRLGFIVPDSFLLGRYYSKIRKYILDNTAIERLAHIAASVFKSASTGYSTIVILQKGKAGENHQSRIVKIDDMRGLQADRVACQYEQRYFSNLPHYRFRIFFDLRIKRIIDKLDNIGTPLRHFASGHTGIRSLSKQADIIAKTSRGVTWQRGLVSGGQLSRYGIRYEGHWLNIDGTKLYKGGWRPDVVQQYKILVRQTGYTLTACTDPDGYYHLNNIHSFVANSGVCADYLLILMNSRLLSFYYHAVSVEYGRAMAQTDIESLECLPVIVNEEINGQAPELVKTMLDCVQRQDRGERTPALQAQALDDYFNQLVYKIYGLTDTEVALAEAYEAALCTKRSR
- the folE2 gene encoding GTP cyclohydrolase FolE2 translates to MKDVQNTVDQRGIAIQKVGVSEVHLPFLIKTKAGALQSVLAKIRLSVKLHQDYRGTHMSRFIEILSEWSQKPVSSREMEAILHDTLGRLGADKAYLEIRFKYFIEKVAPVSRLKSVLDYDCLFSASLEKEQPIDFYMGVAVPFTSLCPCSKEISAYGAHNQRGLMSVKLKQENGNFIWIEDLVALMEAQGSCPVYPLLKREDEKFVTERAYDNPKFVEDVLRDLVLALRGLQGIAWFEVECENYESIHNHSAYASHTETIKRG
- the queC gene encoding 7-cyano-7-deazaguanine synthase QueC yields the protein MKAVVLLSGGLDSTVCMAVAKEQGFELLPLSFNYHQRHNRELACARNVADYYKVKRHLVIETNMEAIGGSALTDNSITVPQGDIARPDIPSTYVPARNLIFLSYALGYAEVNRAEKIFIGVNALDYSGYPDCRPEFINLFQQVANYSTKAATQEGQEISVVTPLLHLTKREIVQLGSRLGAPLELTTSCYQGGDAACGTCDSCLLRLKGFAEAGISDPILYSSTRSE
- a CDS encoding HD-GYP domain-containing protein gives rise to the protein MSRYTKKRYNIHDVVPGMEVADLVLTEDGKVALSEGATLNFSNIERLKYWGVTSLMIKGPIEPGPELPNEPMGPLNQQQQKFFQKYDMAVHAIRNAFQNMRYFKEVPIQEMQELAEQAIEPLVETVGVVNHLQMAPREDDYTFHHSINVAVMSGVLGKWLGYNSEEVKELILAGLLHDIGKTQVPLEILNKPGKLTAEEMQVMRSHSTLGYQLVRSIQQVTPAVSYAVLQHHERMDGSGYPLQVKADKIHPYARIVAVADIYDAMTSDRVYTNKTSPFSVAEMLVQEMFNKLDPNICTIFLNNVRDFFLGSIVKLSDGRKAEVIYLGQFTGSRPVVRTDEGEFIDLEKRKDIGILNLESRQG